In Oscillatoria acuminata PCC 6304, a single window of DNA contains:
- a CDS encoding inositol monophosphatase family protein encodes MSHTPEQLQIFLDIATEAALDAGAIVQSYWGNLNAIEEKGRSGDLVTAADKASEKAILEVLRRHVPEHGILAEESGKLGDSTSQYLWAIDPLDGTTNFAHQYPPFGVSIGLLINGIPQVGVVFDPFHNELFRAAKGLGATRNRQPIRVSETVELRNSLLVTGFAYDRRETPDNNYAEFCHLTHLTQGVRRSGSASIDLCYVSCGRLDGYWERGLSPWDLAAGVVILSEAGGKITAYDGSPWKIESGRILATNGKLHESLSQELLQVTPLERWANS; translated from the coding sequence ATGAGTCATACCCCCGAACAACTCCAAATCTTTCTTGATATTGCCACCGAAGCGGCCCTTGATGCCGGGGCGATCGTTCAATCCTACTGGGGGAACTTAAATGCGATCGAAGAAAAAGGACGATCGGGGGATTTAGTCACCGCCGCCGATAAAGCCTCGGAGAAAGCGATTTTAGAGGTCCTTAGACGGCACGTTCCCGAACATGGCATCCTCGCCGAAGAAAGCGGCAAACTGGGAGATAGCACCAGCCAGTATTTGTGGGCGATCGACCCCTTGGATGGGACCACTAATTTTGCCCATCAATATCCCCCCTTTGGCGTCTCGATCGGATTATTGATTAATGGCATCCCCCAAGTGGGAGTCGTGTTTGACCCCTTCCATAACGAATTATTTCGGGCGGCTAAGGGATTGGGAGCCACCCGGAATCGGCAACCGATTCGCGTCTCCGAAACCGTAGAATTGCGAAACAGCTTATTAGTCACGGGATTTGCCTACGATCGCCGGGAAACCCCAGATAATAACTATGCCGAATTTTGTCATCTGACTCATTTGACCCAAGGAGTCCGGCGCAGCGGATCCGCTTCCATTGACCTCTGTTACGTCAGTTGTGGGCGTTTGGATGGATACTGGGAACGTGGACTCTCTCCCTGGGATTTAGCTGCTGGGGTGGTGATTTTATCGGAAGCGGGAGGAAAAATCACCGCCTACGATGGCAGTCCCTGGAAAATCGAGTCAGGACGAATTTTAGCCACCAATGGGAAACTGCATGAGAGTCTGAGTCAGGAACTCCTCCAGGTTACCCCCCTAGAACGGTGGGCGAATTCCTGA
- a CDS encoding thermonuclease family protein, which produces MESRISENFPLSGTELTQPLPLNPNGRGDSRIASTVRTDVQHLGKSWISWIGLLFLVGCSIPIRSEQVQVRALRVLSGNTLEVRDLSASGGAKRVRLIGIEAPDLQQKPWGDAAKQQLERLIEGQTLLLEWDIETEDGSDRQLAYLWRDGKLVNEELIAGGYVLAQMRSPNLKYDRRFTQAQEKARIMGQGIWDSQTPLRVHPSDFRQNQP; this is translated from the coding sequence ATGGAAAGTCGGATCTCTGAAAATTTTCCGTTGTCCGGTACAGAACTGACCCAACCTTTACCCTTAAACCCTAACGGTAGAGGCGATTCGCGAATCGCCTCTACCGTTAGGACGGATGTTCAACATCTGGGTAAGTCCTGGATATCCTGGATCGGACTGCTGTTTTTAGTGGGTTGTTCAATCCCGATTCGTTCCGAACAGGTACAAGTCAGGGCCCTGCGGGTGCTCAGTGGCAACACCTTAGAAGTGCGGGACTTGAGTGCATCAGGTGGGGCCAAACGAGTCCGGTTAATTGGCATTGAGGCACCGGATTTGCAGCAAAAACCCTGGGGAGATGCGGCCAAACAGCAACTGGAACGGCTGATTGAGGGGCAGACCCTGTTATTAGAATGGGATATTGAGACGGAAGACGGGTCCGATCGCCAATTGGCTTATCTCTGGCGGGATGGGAAACTGGTCAATGAAGAACTCATTGCCGGGGGATATGTTTTGGCACAGATGCGATCGCCCAACCTCAAATACGATCGCCGTTTTACCCAAGCGCAAGAAAAGGCCAGAATTATGGGACAGGGAATTTGGGATTCCCAGACCCCCTTGCGCGTGCATCCCAGTGACTTTCGTCAGAACCAGCCCTAA
- a CDS encoding 2Fe-2S iron-sulfur cluster-binding protein → MTHSYRITIHNRQNGSSQTVEVPEDRYILQHCENKGVDLPFSCRNGACTTCAVRVLSGELHQPEAMGLSPALRDRGYALLCVSYPRSDLEVETQDEDEVYYLQFGRYFGKGKVRFGLPLDED, encoded by the coding sequence ATGACCCATTCTTATCGCATCACCATCCACAATCGTCAGAATGGCAGCAGCCAAACCGTTGAAGTCCCCGAAGACCGTTATATCCTGCAACATTGTGAAAACAAAGGGGTTGACCTACCGTTTTCCTGTCGGAACGGGGCTTGTACCACCTGTGCCGTGCGGGTTCTCTCGGGAGAACTGCATCAACCGGAGGCGATGGGACTCTCCCCAGCCCTGCGCGATCGCGGATATGCCCTCCTCTGTGTCAGCTATCCCCGTTCCGACTTAGAAGTAGAAACCCAAGATGAAGATGAAGTGTACTACCTGCAATTTGGGCGCTACTTTGGCAAAGGCAAGGTTCGGTTTGGACTGCCCTTAGATGAGGATTAA
- a CDS encoding DMT family transporter — MGQLDNQPENSTNSNTKEIETLLSSMTQELRDIQQNIVVQLARDMARLQAEQSRLTADIQKLQNQQQQIQSRQMQGGAGRPMQQQQQWTKQLAQVMASQLQQELSERLKEIMVAPPAPSQSLTTLDPNMGMSSPQTGNLNENAYRLLASLDTTLNTTFKNLQQELSTYQSSLSQQLGRMHSLQQQGEVILETLVDRLIEQLQEEAGNVHTTAEIVTNRRQGLPVGTPPNRGDRPEGTGTQSERIAAEKAAMAETRPAPPATPVASPPAESNVFLTGLILALLSSITISFQNIITRAILSAQSLFGLWEGQVLAPGAGNSLLILGMRMLFVVPLMGFILAPILYPNTWRDIKQLANPEKRGSLWIVIGSGLFLFMSQFFIYIALGNIPTGVAITLFFIFPPVTAVLAWIMFGARPSFIFALATVTIYLGCFLTVSGRLTGGAPDGNLGLGIGTAIASGLTFAGYVILTQLSARKLKLHPAPFSVINFSVILILAIPFVIFGSGQGNFFTWTVLEGNWTQLWIGSIALAATTLIGYALNNFAIPMIGAPLASVVAATGPGLTSLMALLFIGEGLGLNEWLGVFIVTLWVLGISVDNMTKQKKPAPVAPVPAKQGA, encoded by the coding sequence GAAACCCTTCTGAGTTCCATGACCCAGGAGCTTCGAGATATTCAGCAAAATATAGTCGTTCAGTTGGCTCGGGACATGGCACGACTGCAAGCGGAACAATCCCGCCTGACTGCTGATATTCAAAAGCTGCAAAATCAACAGCAGCAAATACAATCGCGGCAAATGCAGGGGGGAGCGGGACGTCCAATGCAACAACAGCAGCAGTGGACAAAGCAACTCGCGCAAGTGATGGCCTCCCAACTCCAACAAGAATTGAGCGAGCGGTTGAAGGAAATCATGGTGGCTCCACCGGCCCCGTCGCAATCCTTAACGACCCTAGACCCCAATATGGGAATGTCGTCGCCGCAGACGGGAAACTTGAATGAAAATGCCTATCGGTTGTTGGCATCGTTAGATACGACCCTGAACACCACCTTTAAAAATCTGCAACAGGAACTGAGCACCTATCAAAGCTCGTTGTCCCAGCAACTCGGGCGAATGCACTCGTTGCAGCAGCAAGGGGAAGTGATTTTAGAAACCTTGGTCGATCGCCTGATTGAGCAATTGCAGGAAGAAGCCGGCAACGTTCACACCACTGCGGAGATTGTCACGAACCGCAGACAGGGACTGCCTGTGGGGACTCCCCCCAACCGTGGCGATCGCCCGGAAGGAACCGGAACTCAAAGCGAGCGAATTGCGGCAGAAAAAGCGGCGATGGCGGAAACCCGACCCGCTCCCCCAGCCACCCCAGTCGCCAGCCCTCCGGCAGAAAGTAATGTCTTTTTGACCGGGTTAATCCTGGCCTTGTTGTCCTCGATTACCATTTCTTTCCAGAACATCATCACCCGGGCGATTCTCAGTGCTCAATCCCTCTTTGGATTGTGGGAGGGACAAGTGTTGGCCCCAGGAGCGGGCAATTCCCTGTTAATTCTAGGGATGCGGATGTTGTTTGTCGTTCCACTGATGGGCTTTATTTTGGCCCCAATCCTATATCCCAATACCTGGCGGGATATCAAACAACTGGCCAATCCTGAAAAGCGGGGGTCCCTGTGGATCGTGATTGGCAGTGGCTTATTTCTGTTTATGTCCCAGTTTTTTATCTATATCGCTCTGGGAAATATTCCAACTGGGGTGGCGATTACTTTGTTCTTTATTTTCCCACCCGTCACGGCAGTTTTGGCCTGGATCATGTTTGGGGCAAGACCTAGCTTTATCTTTGCCTTAGCCACGGTGACGATTTACCTGGGATGCTTCCTGACGGTTTCTGGACGACTCACCGGAGGCGCACCGGATGGGAATTTGGGCCTGGGAATTGGGACCGCGATCGCCTCGGGGTTGACCTTTGCCGGCTATGTAATTTTGACCCAACTCAGTGCCCGCAAGCTGAAGCTGCATCCGGCACCGTTTAGCGTCATTAACTTTTCCGTGATTTTAATCTTGGCGATTCCCTTCGTCATCTTTGGTTCAGGTCAAGGGAACTTCTTTACCTGGACCGTCCTAGAAGGGAATTGGACCCAGTTATGGATTGGTAGTATTGCGCTAGCGGCTACGACCCTGATTGGTTACGCCTTGAATAACTTTGCGATTCCCATGATTGGTGCACCCTTAGCCTCGGTGGTAGCGGCAACGGGTCCTGGATTGACCAGTTTAATGGCTCTGCTGTTTATTGGGGAAGGACTCGGGTTGAATGAGTGGCTTGGGGTGTTCATTGTCACCCTGTGGGTACTCGGAATTAGTGTTGATAACATGACTAAGCAAAAGAAACCGGCCCCTGTCGCCCCAGTTCCGGCAAAACAAGGAGCTTAA